In one window of Geotrypetes seraphini chromosome 3, aGeoSer1.1, whole genome shotgun sequence DNA:
- the LOC117356576 gene encoding autophagy-related protein 101, with protein sequence MNCRSEVLEVSVEGRQIEEAVLALLHTILFHRSTGKFHYKKEGTYSIGTVGMQDIDCDFIEFTYVRASSEELDKTLKKAVGDFKDALQNSGSDGLGQICLEFYQKKKSRWPFSDECIPWEVWTIKVNVVNLANEQERQICREKVGEKLGEKIINIVEVMNRHEYLPKMPTQSEVDNVFDTSLKDVQPYLYKISYQITDSLGTSVTTTMRRLIKDTLAL encoded by the exons ATGAACTGTCGGTCAGAAGTGCTGGAAGTATCGGTGGAGGGTCGGCAGATTGAGGAAGCAGTGCTTGCTTTGCTTCATACCATCCTCTTCCACCGGAGCACTGGGAAATTCCACTACAAGAAGGAAGGGACCTATTCCATTGGAACAgttggaatgcaagacatagatTGTGACTTCATCGAGTTCACTTATGTTAGAGCGTCGTCTGAGGAACTTGACAAGACTTTAAAAAAGGCTGTGGGAGATTTCAAG GATGCTCTGCAGAATTCTGGAAGTGATGGACTAGGACAAATATGCCTGGAATTTTATCAGAAAAAAAAGTCACGTTGGCCTTTTTCAGATGAGTGCATCCCTTGGGAGGTGTGGACCATCAAGGTCAACGTGGTGAACTTGGCCAATGAGCAAGAGCGACAGATATGCCGGGAAAAGGTGGGGGAGAAACTTGGTGAAAAGATCATCAATATTGTGGAAGTGATGAACAGGCATGAGTACCTGCCAAAGATGCCAACACAGTCGGAGGTGGACAATGTTTTTGATACGAGTTTAAAGGATGTTCAACCTTACTTGTACAAAATCTCCTACCAAATTACAGATTCACTTGGCACCTCTGTTACCACCACAATGCGAAGACTGATCAAGGACACACTGGCTCTCTAG